The following is a genomic window from Clostridium fungisolvens.
GCAACAAGTCTAACTCTTGCAACTGATTTCTTTCTTCTTCCAGTAGCCATGTATTGAACCTTTGCCATTTCTAATCCTCCTCCCGAGCGTCAAATTAGTACTTTAATTCAAGTACTTCTGGATTTTGAGCTGCATGATTGTGTTCTGCACCTCTATAAACCTTAAGCTTTGTAAGCATTTTTCTTCCTAAAACTCCCTTTGGAAGCATTCTTCTTACAGCTTCTTCAAAAGCGAATTCAGGTTTCTTATCTAAAACTTCTCTATATGGAGTTTCTTTTAATCCACCTGGATATAAGCTGTGCTTTCTCATTAATTTTTGATCTAGTTTCTTTCCAGTTAAAAGAACCTTTTCAGCATTTATAATTATTACGAAATCTCCGCAATCAACATTTGGAGTAAATGTTGGCTTATTCTTACCTCTTAATATTGAAGCAACTTGGCTAGCAACTCTTCCTAGTGGCTTTCCAGCAGCATCAACGACATACCATTTTCTTTCAACTTCATTAGCTTTTGCAATGTATGATTTCATCGTTTTCCCTCCCTGAACTTTCTTTAAAGCTTGCTTACGCATATAGTCAAATCTATAATGTCAAGATCCATGCTAAGTGGATCTTATACACGTATCTCACGAACATAGACTATTATAATACACGCTTACGGGCGTGTCAACAAATTTTATCAATAATTTAGTAAAAAACTTTTTCTAAGCATAAACCACAAGCTGGCGCAGACTTTCCAGCTTTCTGCCTTATTCCCTCTGATATAATTTTTTCCACATCACTAGGCTCAATCTTATGTATACCCACCATTATTAAGGTCCCTACTATTATTCTAACCATATTATATAAAAAACCATTACCAGCTACATAAAATTTAATAATATCATTATTCACTTCAATATCTAGCTGAGTTATTGTTCTAACAGTGGTTTTTACTGATCCACCTTTATTTTGAAAAGCCTTAAAATCATGAGTTCCTAAAAAATATTGAGCCGCCAATTTTATAGCCTCTATATCTAGTTTTTTTTCATAATTATAAAAATAATTTCTTCCTATAACAGTGGGTACTTCATTGTTTCTTATAGTATAACTATACATTTTTCCCTTTGATGAATACCTAGCATGAAAATCATCTGAAACCTCTTCAGATGATATAACTAATATATCATCCGGCAGCTTTGTATTAAGGGCGTCCTTAAACCTCTCAGCAGGTATTCTGCTATTAGTTTTAAAGTTTACTACATAACCTCTTGCATGAACCCCAGAATCCGTTCTGGAGCTTCCTAACGTCTCTATGTCCTCTTTAGTTAAAGTTCTAATTGCCTTATCTAATTTATTCTGTACAGTCATCCCATGTTTTTGCTTTTGCCATCCGTTGTAGCCAGTTCCATCATACTCTAAAATAAGTTTTATATTTCTCAACTAAATCACCTAATTATCTTATTCCAAACCTAACGTAAAAACTTATCACTAGTAAAGCAATTATTATAATATAAGCTACAACATCCCTAGCTCCATATTTTAGTTGCTTCATTCTTGTTCTTCCTTCTCCACCTCTATAACATCTAGCCTCCATTGCCATAGCAAGCTCATCAGCTCTTCTAAATGAACTTATGAATAGAGGAACTAATAAAGGAATTAAGCTCTTTGCCTTTTGTATAACATTTCCTGATTCGAAATCTGCTCCTCTAGCTTGTTGAGCCTTCATTATCTTATCAGTTTCATCCATTAAAGTTGGTATAAATCTTAGAGCTATAGTCATCATCATTGCAAGCTCATGTGCTGGAACCCCTATTTTCTTAAATGGATTAAGAAGATTCTCAATTCCATCAGTTAACTCTATAGGAGAAGTGGTTAATGTTAATAACGATGTCCCTAAAATTAAAAATATAAGTCTAAGGGTCATAAATACTGCAGTATCTATCCCTTCTTTATATATATTAATGAATTTGAAAGTATAAATTAAGTTCTCAGGTTTGCCTTGTATCATAAAGATATTTAACGCAGCCGTTATCAGAATAAGTACAAAAACAGGTTTCAAACCTCTATATAAAAATCTTAAATGAACTTGTGAAAATAGTATTGATGCACATAAGAAAGCTGTAACAAAAATATATCCAACATATTTATTCATAATAAAGAGAGAAACTATAAAAAGCATGGATATCAATATTTTAGTTCTTGGATCTAACTTATGTATGAACGAATCACCCGGTATATACTGGCCTATTGTAATTTCCTTTAGCATAATATCCCTAATCTCCCTTCCTACTTGTTATTTTTTATATATTGCAGCAATTCTTCTTTTGCCTGTTCTACTGTAAATACACTACTGCTTATATTAAATCCCTTATTTCTTAATGATCTAACTAAGTAAGTTACCTGTGGTGCAGCTAATCCTACTTCTTCTAATACTTCTATTTTATTAAATATTTCAGAAGGAAAACCATCTAATATAGATTTACCTTTATTCATAACTATTACTCTATCTGCCAGCTTTGCAACATCTTCCATACTATGGCTTACTAGTATTATAGTCATATTATATTCCTTATGCAGTATATTTATCTGCTCTAATATCTCATCTCTGCCCTTAGGATCTAATCCTGCTGTAGGTTCATCTAATATTAATATCTTAGGTTCCATTGCCACAACTCCAGCTATAGCAACTCTTCTTTTTTGACCTCCGCTTAGTTCAAATGGTGATTTATCCTTATACATCTCATATTCTAAACCAACCATTTTCATAGCTCTCTTAGTTCTTTTATCTATCTCATCTTCTGATAGACCTAAATTTCTTGGTCCAAATTGTATGTCCTTCTCTATTGTCTCTTCAAAAAGTTGATATTCCGGATACTGGAATACAAGTCCTATTTTTTTTCTTATATCTGATAGTTTTACCCCTTTTTGAGTTATGTCAATGTCATCAACAATTATCTTCCCACTAGATGGTTTCAATAATCCATTTAAATGTTGAATAAGAGTTGATTTACCTGACCCAGTATGACCTATAAGAGCTACAAACTGTCCATCCATTATTTCTAATGATACATCATCTAATGCTTTTTTCTCAAAGGGTGATTTTGGCATATATATATGAGTTAAGTTTTCTATTTTAATTGACATAATGCATCCACCATCTCATCTACATTTAATATTTTAGTGCTTATATTTATTCCTGACTTCTGAAGTTCATAAGCCAATTCAGTAACTTGAGGCACATCCAATCCTATCTTCTTCATAGTTTCAACTTGAGAAAATACTTCTCTTGGAACACCTTCCATCATTACTTTACCTTGATCCATTACTACTATTCTATCAGCTTCAGCAGCTTCGTCCATATAATGAGTTATTAGAATTATAGTTATTCCATAATTCTTATTAACATCTTTTATAGTACTAATAACTTCTTTTCTACCTATAGGATCTAGCATTGCAGTAGGTTCATCTAATATTATACATTGTGGCCTCATAGCCAGAATACCAGCTATTGCAATTCTTTGCTTTTGTCCTCCTGATAACAGATGAGGAGCATGTTTCCTATATTCGTACATTTCAACTTTCTTCAAGCTATCATCTACTCTTTTTCTTATTTCTGAAGGTTCTATTCCCAAATTCTCAGGTCCAAAAGCTACATCTTCTTCTACAATTGTAGCTACCATTTGATTGTCAGGGTTCTGAAACACCATTCCAGCTCTTTTTCTTACTTCCCAGGTATTATCTACATCAGATGTGTCAATACCATCCACGTATACTTTCCCACCGCTAGGAAGGAGTAACGCATTTATATGTTTGGCAATAGTGGACTTTCCCGAGCCATTATGTCCAAGCACAACCAAGAATTCACCTTTTTTAACACTTAGGTTAACACCATTAATAGCATACTTTTCTTCCCCATTTTCACCATTTACATATTTAAAAGTGAGATCTTTGCATTCTACCATCATATCACTCATTGAAATTCCTCCAAAATTATTTCTAATCACATTATAAAGCTTACTAATTTCTGAATAAGTTTTATAATGTGGACAATATCTATTGTCTATTATACTTTATAAAATAGTAGTTTTCTATACTGTTTACACATGAATATACATCCAAATAAAATTATATGTTAAAATGGGGACTAAGCCGTAACTTAATCCCCAGTAAATTATACTAATTCAAGTATAACTATTTCAGCTCCGTCGCCTCTTCTTGGGCCAACTTTATACATTCTTGTATAACCACCGTTTCTCTCAGTGTATTTTGGAGCAACATTTTCAAATAAGTTCTTCACTACTGCTTCTTCAGTAACAAAAGACAAAACCTGTCTTCTTGCATGAAGATCTCCTCTTTTAGCAAGAGTGATCATTTTTTCTGCAAGACTTCTAGCTTCTTTAGCTCTTGTTTCAGTTGTTTCTATTTTACCATGCTTTAAGAAGCTTGTAACAAGGTTTCTTAGCATAGCTTTTCTCTGATCAGTAGGACGACCTAACTTACGATATCCTGCCATAGCTTTACCTCCTTACCTACTCGTCATTTAATCTAAGACCTAAACCCAATTCTTTAAGCTTTCTTTCAACTTCTTCAAGGGACTTCTTACCAAGGTTTCTTACCTTCATCATATCATCCATTGATCTTTGAGCAAGCTCTTGAACAGTGTTTATACCAGCTCTCTTTAAACAGTTATATGATCTAACTGATAAATCAAGCTCCTCTATAGTCATTTCAAGTACTTTTTCTTTATTATCTTCTTCTTTTTCGATCATTATTTCAACATCATTAGTGTTGTCTGTAAGAGTCATAAATAATTTGAAGTGTTCTATAAGAATCTTTGCAGATAAACTTATAGCTTCCTCAATCTTTATTGTTCCATTAGTCCAAACTTCTAAAGTTAACTTATCATAATCTGTGATTTGGCCAACTCTAGTATTTTCAACTGTGAAATTAACTCTTTTTACAGGTGTGTATATTGAGTCCATTGCTATAGAACCTATTGGAAGATTGTCGCTCTTATTTTTATTTTGGGAAACATACCCTCTTCCTCTATTAACGGTAATCTCCACATACAACTTAGCATTTTCATCTAGAGTTGCGATATGTAAATCTTCGCTAACAACTTCTACATCACCATCAGTCTTTATATCAGCACCTGTAACTACTCCAGGGCCTTTTGCATCAATATATATAGTCTTTGGGCCATCTCCAGTCATTCTAAGCGCTAAGGACTTCATGTTAAGAATTAATTCTGTAACATCTTCCTTCACACCAGTTACTGTAGAAAACTCATGAACTACACCATCAATTTTTACTGATGTTGGTGCAGCTCCTGGTAAAGAAGAAAGTAATATTCTTCTTAATGCATTACCAAGAGTTGTTCCATAACCTCTTTCTAGCGGTTCAATAACAAATTTACCATAAGTACCGTCATCGCTAGATTCAACACATTCGATTATTGGCTTTTCTATTTCTAACATTAACAAACCCTCCTTTTATATAAAATGGCAACCTTATTATGAGGGCAACTGATCCTATATCTGCAAGGATTAAAAAACCTATACAAATATTACTGTTACTTGCTGTATAATTCGACGATCAGTGTTTCATTAACTGGAACATCGATGTCCTCTCTTGCAGGCTCAGCTACAACTTTTCCTTCAAAGTTGTCAGGGTTTCCTGTTAACCATTTTGGTAATGGCTTTGGATTTTCAGCAAAAACTTTGAACTTTTCAGAAGCTCTGCTCTTTTCTGATACAGTTACAACGTCATTTACTGATAATTTGTATGATGCAATGTCAACCTTCTTGCCATTTACTAAGAAATGACCATGGTTAACTAATTGTCTAGCTTCAACTCTTGATGCACCGTATCCTAATCTGAATACAACATTATCAAGTCTTAATTCAAGAAGTTTTAATAGGTTTTCACCAGAAATTCCTCTTAATTTTTCAGCTCTTTTATAGTATGTTGAGAATTGGCTTTCAAGAACACCATATATTCTCTTTGCTTTTTGCTTTTCTCTTAATTGTACGCCATA
Proteins encoded in this region:
- the rplM gene encoding 50S ribosomal protein L13, whose protein sequence is MKSYIAKANEVERKWYVVDAAGKPLGRVASQVASILRGKNKPTFTPNVDCGDFVIIINAEKVLLTGKKLDQKLMRKHSLYPGGLKETPYREVLDKKPEFAFEEAVRRMLPKGVLGRKMLTKLKVYRGAEHNHAAQNPEVLELKY
- the truA gene encoding tRNA pseudouridine(38-40) synthase TruA, with the translated sequence MRNIKLILEYDGTGYNGWQKQKHGMTVQNKLDKAIRTLTKEDIETLGSSRTDSGVHARGYVVNFKTNSRIPAERFKDALNTKLPDDILVISSEEVSDDFHARYSSKGKMYSYTIRNNEVPTVIGRNYFYNYEKKLDIEAIKLAAQYFLGTHDFKAFQNKGGSVKTTVRTITQLDIEVNNDIIKFYVAGNGFLYNMVRIIVGTLIMVGIHKIEPSDVEKIISEGIRQKAGKSAPACGLCLEKVFY
- a CDS encoding energy-coupling factor transporter transmembrane component T family protein, coding for MLKEITIGQYIPGDSFIHKLDPRTKILISMLFIVSLFIMNKYVGYIFVTAFLCASILFSQVHLRFLYRGLKPVFVLILITAALNIFMIQGKPENLIYTFKFINIYKEGIDTAVFMTLRLIFLILGTSLLTLTTSPIELTDGIENLLNPFKKIGVPAHELAMMMTIALRFIPTLMDETDKIMKAQQARGADFESGNVIQKAKSLIPLLVPLFISSFRRADELAMAMEARCYRGGEGRTRMKQLKYGARDVVAYIIIIALLVISFYVRFGIR
- a CDS encoding energy-coupling factor transporter ATPase is translated as MSIKIENLTHIYMPKSPFEKKALDDVSLEIMDGQFVALIGHTGSGKSTLIQHLNGLLKPSSGKIIVDDIDITQKGVKLSDIRKKIGLVFQYPEYQLFEETIEKDIQFGPRNLGLSEDEIDKRTKRAMKMVGLEYEMYKDKSPFELSGGQKRRVAIAGVVAMEPKILILDEPTAGLDPKGRDEILEQINILHKEYNMTIILVSHSMEDVAKLADRVIVMNKGKSILDGFPSEIFNKIEVLEEVGLAAPQVTYLVRSLRNKGFNISSSVFTVEQAKEELLQYIKNNK
- a CDS encoding energy-coupling factor transporter ATPase, with amino-acid sequence MSDMMVECKDLTFKYVNGENGEEKYAINGVNLSVKKGEFLVVLGHNGSGKSTIAKHINALLLPSGGKVYVDGIDTSDVDNTWEVRKRAGMVFQNPDNQMVATIVEEDVAFGPENLGIEPSEIRKRVDDSLKKVEMYEYRKHAPHLLSGGQKQRIAIAGILAMRPQCIILDEPTAMLDPIGRKEVISTIKDVNKNYGITIILITHYMDEAAEADRIVVMDQGKVMMEGVPREVFSQVETMKKIGLDVPQVTELAYELQKSGINISTKILNVDEMVDALCQLK
- the rplQ gene encoding 50S ribosomal protein L17, whose amino-acid sequence is MAGYRKLGRPTDQRKAMLRNLVTSFLKHGKIETTETRAKEARSLAEKMITLAKRGDLHARRQVLSFVTEEAVVKNLFENVAPKYTERNGGYTRMYKVGPRRGDGAEIVILELV
- a CDS encoding DNA-directed RNA polymerase subunit alpha; its protein translation is MLEIEKPIIECVESSDDGTYGKFVIEPLERGYGTTLGNALRRILLSSLPGAAPTSVKIDGVVHEFSTVTGVKEDVTELILNMKSLALRMTGDGPKTIYIDAKGPGVVTGADIKTDGDVEVVSEDLHIATLDENAKLYVEITVNRGRGYVSQNKNKSDNLPIGSIAMDSIYTPVKRVNFTVENTRVGQITDYDKLTLEVWTNGTIKIEEAISLSAKILIEHFKLFMTLTDNTNDVEIMIEKEEDNKEKVLEMTIEELDLSVRSYNCLKRAGINTVQELAQRSMDDMMKVRNLGKKSLEEVERKLKELGLGLRLNDE
- the rpsD gene encoding 30S ribosomal protein S4 → MARYTGATCRLCRREGMKLFLKGDRCYTDKCAFVRRSYAPGQHGASKKKLSNYGVQLREKQKAKRIYGVLESQFSTYYKRAEKLRGISGENLLKLLELRLDNVVFRLGYGASRVEARQLVNHGHFLVNGKKVDIASYKLSVNDVVTVSEKSRASEKFKVFAENPKPLPKWLTGNPDNFEGKVVAEPAREDIDVPVNETLIVELYSK